The following proteins come from a genomic window of Brevibacillus antibioticus:
- a CDS encoding TetR/AcrR family transcriptional regulator has protein sequence MNRRRLTQAERKQETRQLLIDAAIEIFAQLGFHGASVDKIADHAGFTKGAVYAHFQSKEDLFLAILDGQMQLHVSNIHHVIDHQPSLSHFIEAMDAYFMSVQQQNRTWSMLNLEFLLYAMREESVRKRWSNMIIEAVHHLSKAIQTLMPTESDSSLSADEMAWTILALENGMAIFYYMSGDQMPLSLYGKALQNMLSSK, from the coding sequence ATGAACAGACGCAGATTAACCCAAGCAGAGCGTAAACAGGAAACACGGCAATTGCTCATTGACGCAGCCATTGAAATCTTTGCTCAGTTAGGCTTCCACGGGGCTTCCGTTGATAAAATCGCAGACCATGCTGGTTTTACCAAAGGAGCTGTTTATGCTCATTTTCAGTCCAAAGAAGATCTCTTTCTCGCTATCTTGGATGGTCAGATGCAATTACATGTGTCCAATATCCATCACGTAATTGATCACCAGCCATCATTATCGCATTTTATAGAAGCCATGGACGCCTATTTTATGTCCGTTCAGCAACAAAATCGCACGTGGAGCATGCTAAACCTGGAATTTTTGCTTTATGCCATGCGAGAAGAATCTGTTCGAAAGCGATGGTCAAACATGATTATAGAGGCGGTACATCATCTTTCCAAGGCTATACAGACATTGATGCCAACAGAAAGTGACTCTAGTCTATCTGCCGATGAAATGGCATGGACGATTCTTGCTTTAGAGAATGGCATGGCTATCTTTTATTACATGAGCGGCGACCAGATGCCCCTGTCTTTATACGGAAAAGCTTTGCAAAACATGCTATCGTCAAAATAG
- a CDS encoding WYL domain-containing protein, with amino-acid sequence MENRQIKTFEDQGTVHLFAELTTEGVQACEAELWLASMLHIRQDGSGWLEGKVARRDILFFAKFLIGLGKEVTVQHSPEMLDGIKTYLAELINIYSQ; translated from the coding sequence TTGGAAAATCGACAGATCAAAACATTCGAGGATCAGGGCACGGTCCACTTATTTGCTGAGCTGACCACTGAAGGTGTGCAGGCTTGTGAGGCTGAACTTTGGCTTGCATCCATGCTGCATATACGGCAGGATGGAAGTGGTTGGTTGGAAGGAAAGGTAGCGAGAAGAGACATTTTATTTTTTGCAAAGTTCTTGATTGGGCTGGGTAAAGAAGTGACTGTACAGCATTCACCGGAAATGTTGGATGGAATAAAAACGTATTTGGCAGAACTAATAAACATTTATTCGCAATGA
- a CDS encoding heterocycloanthracin/sonorensin family bacteriocin, with translation MDDFKKELKKLKASEIKADQVHRWEKQKMNEAMLVRGRCGGCGRCGGCHRCGRCSCSCSCSCSCVCSCSCSCSCSCSCFFPCFIIFDE, from the coding sequence ATGGATGATTTCAAAAAAGAGCTAAAAAAACTGAAGGCTTCTGAAATAAAAGCCGATCAAGTGCACCGTTGGGAAAAACAAAAAATGAATGAAGCGATGCTCGTTCGCGGTCGGTGTGGCGGCTGTGGAAGATGCGGTGGCTGCCACAGATGTGGTCGCTGCAGCTGCTCTTGTAGCTGTTCCTGCAGTTGCGTTTGCTCTTGCAGTTGCTCTTGCAGTTGCTCTTGCTCTTGCTTTTTTCCGTGCTTTATCATATTTGACGAATAA
- the cyoE gene encoding heme o synthase: MQREESVATRNRPMSNILAQTVKTGIIKSNLIPMFAGLTLALYTYHFSLMDKLPEILFATIGSILIMGAAGAFNNVYDRDIDSVMERTKNRPTVTGEISTKTVLWLASLMTILGLVALVLASPLAAIMGFLGLFFYVVPYTMWTKRRTVYNTEVGSISGAMPPLIGWAAIHPDITHPAILGLFIIMVIWQMPHFYAIAIRKHDEYKAAGVPMLPVVKGARRTYIQTNVYLVILIASSFLFWSLSVGLTFMALLLNILWLVLSVFGYRKMDSQKWSKTMFIYSLIHMTVLFSTVIIYSLMGIIFKL, encoded by the coding sequence ATGCAGAGGGAAGAAAGCGTTGCAACGCGGAATCGGCCTATGTCCAATATTTTGGCGCAAACGGTTAAGACGGGGATTATCAAATCGAATCTGATTCCGATGTTTGCCGGATTAACATTGGCTTTATATACGTATCACTTCAGTCTAATGGATAAGCTACCAGAAATCTTATTTGCTACCATCGGCTCTATTTTAATCATGGGCGCAGCGGGTGCATTTAATAACGTGTATGATCGCGATATCGATTCTGTCATGGAGAGAACGAAGAACAGACCTACGGTGACAGGAGAAATATCAACGAAGACGGTTTTATGGCTTGCATCCCTGATGACAATTTTGGGCTTGGTCGCTCTCGTCTTGGCATCACCTTTGGCTGCTATTATGGGTTTTCTCGGACTGTTTTTTTATGTCGTGCCTTATACGATGTGGACCAAAAGAAGGACGGTATACAATACGGAGGTAGGGAGTATTTCTGGCGCAATGCCGCCGCTCATCGGTTGGGCTGCCATTCACCCAGATATCACGCATCCTGCTATCCTTGGTCTCTTTATCATCATGGTCATTTGGCAAATGCCTCACTTCTATGCGATCGCGATTCGTAAGCATGATGAGTATAAAGCGGCTGGGGTTCCGATGTTGCCTGTGGTCAAAGGTGCAAGACGTACCTACATCCAAACAAATGTTTATTTAGTTATTTTAATTGCTAGCAGTTTTCTATTTTGGTCATTAAGCGTTGGTCTTACGTTTATGGCCCTGCTCTTGAATATTTTATGGCTGGTTCTAAGTGTTTTTGGATACCGGAAAATGGATTCACAGAAATGGTCTAAAACGATGTTTATTTATTCGCTGATTCATATGACGGTGCTGTTCTCGACGGTGATTATTTACTCGCTGATGGGCATTATCTTCAAACTGTAA